Genomic segment of Zootoca vivipara chromosome 4, rZooViv1.1, whole genome shotgun sequence:
tggcttaaaatgcTGTGAGGTTGTTTCCAGCCACTGTGTTTTAAATCACTTTATGTTGCTGTGCACACCAGAGAGGGAGGCAGGCCAGATGTCTTCACCTAATGAGCATTACCGAATTCATTTCCCTGCACATAACTCTTCAGTGAAACTgttgtctgcacatgcacaatggCTGACTCAAAGGTACACACTGCAGCTTAACTGCTGCTTATGCTTTCAAATCAGATGGGAGCACATCAAACAAAAGTATTTCTCGGTAAACTACTACAGAATACAAATGGATTATGGTTAACATTATATGCTTTGCTTCAAACTCCAATGGTGGGAACACAGCCCAGAACTACCACAAGAAGTTACAGCAAATTCCCAATCCACTATGAAAACATTCTTACAGTATTCTGCTATAATATTTAACATGGAGATGCTGGTTTAACTAGAGTATTGAAGGCACACAATGTGTCGTGCTTACAACATTTGCAGTCTAATGTTATGAACAGCTGTGGTGAGGCAACTAGCTATTATCAACATAGGGGCAGTGCGCTTGACAATGAGACTCATTTCTATGGCATGTGTAGGGGATGTTTACCTGGTGGTGTGGATGTGTCATTTGGGGTGGCCTCATGCTTATATTGTGCTGCCCAGCTACAATTCCCTAATTCAAAACTACGGTCATTGCATATTAATGTACTTTGTTCAAAAATACTTTTTTCCAGCCACATTTCTAGAGTGAGCCTTTTGAACTGAAAGGGAAGCTTATCACATTATGCTTCTTTAACATAATCTcttatcagggatggggaaccagttgaggcagctgtccagatgttgatggattacTCTtgatccctgagcattggccatgtaGGCTGGAGCTGAGAGAAATCAGAAGCCCAGTGACAGCTGGAGAGCGCCCACCCATTCCTCATTATgcaaaacagcaaaatgaaagggtggggggaaagagctgTTCTTGCACAAGAATTCTGAAAAGGCAGCAGGTAGGGATTTTGCACTTAGATCTGTTCTGCTGCTATTGAATGTCTCAATATGTGATTTCATGTTATTGTGATGTAAGCTACTTTCAGAACCAAATATTATTCGTACtcatttgtatactacccttcaccCGTAGAGCTCAGGGCAGCTCGCAgcttaaaaatgcaagataaaaaaacacaaaatacataataaaaacaagaacaaccaaaACCCCACCGCAAGCCAATAATTTAAAAGGGTATAAGCCAAAGGTCCTCGATTCTTCTAATCAAACGGGACTACAATAGTCCCTGGCGCTCTAAACCCCGCCCCGCTTGCGCGCGTGAAAGAGAGTCCGAATAGATGCACAGGTGGTAGTCGCATCTTTGAAATGCACTCGTTCTGAAGACGCTTATAGGCTGTCGACCCGTTCCTCTCACCTCTCGCGAGACTTTCCTCAGGAACGAGGGGTCTGGCTCTCGCGAGGCTTCCCGGCAAGGGTTGGCGGTTGGCTGACTGGAggtagagggggaggggaggatgagGACGCTGAGAGAGGTCGGACCGGCGCTGATGCGCGCTAGAGACACCGTTGCTGACAGCCGGCGGAGGGCTTTGTGAGAGGCCGCCAACTTGCCCCCTCATGGAGGCTCCGCTTCAGCGGGAATCCCCGCGTCGGGTACCAGAGTCCCCTCCGACGTCCCCGGGGCCGCCGccccctcctccgccgccgctgccaccacccccgctgccaccaccgccaTCCAGCCTGCCGCCGCTGCCGGGGAAACCGCAGCGGGAGGATAAAAGAGCGGCTCTTAGTAAAGTGAGAagctgttggggagggggggagggaaggggcggaATGGAACAGGTGGGCGGGGCTCCCTTCCAGCACCAGGGACAGCGCACGAGAGAGGGCGGGGCAGGAGCTgcggtttgtgtgtatgtgtgcttgcGCGCGCACCAAGGTGAGCAACGCTGAGGAAAAGAAGGGCTGGCGGACAGGTAAAAACGCATGCGCAGAGAGGAAGGCGTTTTGCGCGCTGCTCCACCTGCTGGCCCAGCTTTTTAGCCAAGGGGACTCAGGAtcttggtttattattattattattattggtttattattattattattattattattattattaataccccgcccatctggctgggtttccccagccaatctgggcagcttccaacaaaatattaaaaatacaagaaaacaccagacattaaaaacttccctaaacagggctgccttcagatgtcttctaaaagtcagatagttgtttatttccttgacatctggtggaaggcgTTCTGCAGGGCACGGACCACCTTTGTCGCCTTGGACAAGCCATGATCCGCTTCAGACCCTCCTCTGCATCTGGTTAAAGAGGCAGGCGATATCTTACCACCGTTACCCGGCCCATTCACTATCGAAAGGGGATTCCAAGTCGATGTTTAAAAAGtatgtagtgtggtgtagtggttagagtgatggGCTgttggggttcaaatccccactgggtgaTGGAATTTAGCACTAACATACCTCACATGGTTTCTATAGGGAGGAAGGGGAGCcggtatgccatcttgagcttaTGTAATGCATAATGCCGGGAATTGTGAGAGttgaccagaggcaattaatattttatCCAACAGAGCTTTACtgttactgaaggcaaatgagcataatggtcacaaatccaatacattcaggattggcagaccattatgctcatttgtttttaagtttttactatgctaactatacattggagttctgctctggatcaatattgagtagaattccatgacaggaATACGTGTGTTGAGGCCAGACCTGGGGACTAGAATCATTTTGTCTTCTAAGAAATCGGTTGTAATTCTGAGTAATACTAATGGGAGGTGTTTATTTATCCAAACATGGAATTTATCCAAACACGGAATCAAAATAATAAGACGAATACTCCTGAATGATTATCCTCGCTTTTATATGTGATGCTTTCTAGGTAGTTATACGGCGGCTACCTCCTAGTTTTACCAAGGAGCAGCTGGAGGAACAGCTCCATCCACTTCCTGCTCACGATTATTTTGAATTTTGTACCTCTGATCCCAGGTGAGAACATAGTCAATTGTCTCTATGAAAAAAGGAGGCATCTTAATTGTGCTTGCATCATGCTGTTCATACCAACAGCATCCAGATTCTTCTATATTACAGAATATGAAAACATTTTGTTGCACGGTAATGACATATATAAtattaaagcattttaaagagTTGAATGTGTGTGAAATGCAGCTGCCTTATTGTTATTATCTACCATGATGTATGCCTGTGACATCATGGATTTCTTCCCATTAGTCTGGATGTGACACACTGACCTGTGAGAGTATGATGAAAGATTATCTAAAAATCTACTTTATATATTGTGCTTATTGAAGCCACACTCTAGCTACTTGTGTGTTTAAGGATATTTAGGGCTAGTTCACATGTCTTCACCTCCCCTCAGGCCATACAAGTCCTTACAAAGCCTCTGAGAAAGCAGTGGTCGTACTAGCTTGACTAGTGGTATTTTCTTGAACAGGTGATAAGAGCTCTAAAGCTTGGATGGTTCTTCTTTTACCTTCCTCTCAGAGCTCATGTTCTGTGAGTTATCATCTCTTATCTTTTTTCTCTAGGCTGTGACCAAACAAATAGAACAAAATGTTTAGGCTATGAGAAAGAGCAAAACTTTAAAACACTGTCAATATTTGCAAATTTCGTAAGGATATGAGGCTTTTAAGTTACATGATTGTAGAATTGTAGTGGCCTGGTCACATAATCCCTGCTGAAAGTGGGATCTCAGTAGCTTTTGTTATGTCATTTTGGGATATATTGGAAGCCCAAATTAGAGACACCAAAACAGCGCTGGTGCGAAATAGAAGTTCTGATTCAGACACATCATTTGGTCTTGTTTGATTTTGCTGTGGAGTCTATGGCTACTATCCTACACCCTGTATTCATGGAAAGCAAGGTGCAGAGAGGATTCAGCAGAAATATCCTTCCCTACCATTCTTCTGTGTCTGCTGCACTGCTCTTCTAGGCACATTATCTTTCAATTGAAGCCCTCCCATGTTGGATTTTACAGCATCCATGGTTCCTCAGGCCCTTTGTGCCCAGACTACTCTCAGCCAAAGGATGAGTGGATTCACTGTAGCCTAGAAAACACTGTATCATTGAAGGTGAGATGCAGGAGGACAGTGACTAAAAGATGGGCTGGTTGAATTACAACAGACTTGGACACTGAGTGGAGAGTTATACGTACTGAACTTagtgataattacaataaaaatgataattaaaTAGAAATTTCTTAGCTAACAAACTCTTAAAAGGCATGAGATGCTTTGTTACATGCACAGACTAAGGTGTGGAATGTCTGGAGCCTATTTCAttattgtgaactgctctgaaatctgcagatgaagggcagtataaaaataacaacaacaattatctGATGTGGAGGAATATAAAGCATGCCTACTTTGAAATGCTAATCTAATGTAGATAAACATAAATATTAATAGAATTACTGTAATTTATACTTTTACCTTTCTTCCTAACTAACAAAACATTCACTTTTGTTTCAGTCTTTATCCTCATCTCTACTCAAGAGCATATATTAATTTTAGAAATCCTGATGACATCCTTCTTTTTAGAGATCGCTTTGATGGCTATGTCTTCATAGACAGTAAAGGTAACCCATTCCTTATTATGGCCAGAAATCTAAGACCCACACAACTAGTTATATATCCTCAAAGGGTAgatggtttgtgtttttttaaacaatagcTAATATTGccatgtagggacccaggtggcgctgtggttaaaccactgagcctagggcttgctgatcagaaggtcggcggtttgaatccctgtgacggggtgagctcccgttgcttggtcccagctcctgccaacctagcagttcgaaagcacctcaaaaaaaatgcaagtagataaataggaaccgctacagcaggaaggtaaacggcgtttccatgtgctgctctggtttgccagaagcagctttgtcatgctggccacatgacctggaagctatacgccggctccctcggccaataatgcgagatgagcgcgcaaccccagagtcggtcacgactggacctaatggtcaggggtccctttacctttacctaatattgcCATGTAATGAAAGAAAAGCTAGGTCAATATTTCCAAAGTTCAGACTTGCCAAAGGTGTACCATGTTTTAGAAATCATGTTTGTGTATGCTGTAGTCAAGGTTTCAGAGAATTCTTTCTTGACCTCTAAAATGTTGCATTATGTTTGATTATGGTAAACTCAGAAGAGCACAAAGTTAGATGGGGCCTCACTGGTTATCATTCAAGGTTCTCTCAGTAGCAGGAATCCCACCCAAAGCCATCCTTTTATGTGCATTCATTTCCAGTGATGGGTCTGTGATTGACAAAGACAAGGTTGTACTTTGAAATCAGTTGAAGTTTTCAGATATGGTTAATGTCTGTGTAgtgacattatttatttattaatttacttattatgtgtctttatttatttatttatttatttattacatgatGTATCCCTCACCCTTAAGTAGGAATGCTATCCTATGAATTACAAGAGACTGAATAAATCACTTTAAAATGAAGTATAACCATACCATACATTATCTAAATGCTTTGATCATTGAGTATTGGCATCTTTGTTGATATATTAATTATTTTGAGCTATGTTACATATTTTTTTGCCaggtttaaagaaataaaaatgaaaaggttTTTGTGCCAACTGTTTAAATTGTCTCCAGACCACCTCTGCTTATAAGCATACTAATGGCCATGGATTGAGATTTACATTTGCACTAGGAGATGTATCTAGCTAGAGTAGTGAAGTTTCAATAAACATTGTGATGCAGATGTGACCAACCCAACACATATTTATCTGCATTGGCATTATCTGTGCTTGTATGTGcctacagttgttgttttttctggatCAAGGCAGTTCAaggacctgggagtaagttcctctCAGtctcaaaatgtgcatattaattaCATTTAGTCATTTAGCCAATGTGTGGTTCTTTTAAGGTTTAGAATACCCAGCTGTTGTTGAATTTGCACCATTCCAAAAGATTTCTAAGAAGAAGCTGAAGAAGAAAGATGCAAAAGCTGGAAGCATAGAAGATGGTAAGCTCATTTTCATGGTGAAAACATTTTCCTGATTTACTGCACTTCATGGATAATTTCTCATGTAATATATTTGACATACAACACTTAATTTTCTtactggttttttttctttcatagaTCCAGAATACAGAAAATTTTTAGAAAGTTAttgtgcagaagaagaaaaaatatgtgCTAACCCTGAGACTCTGCTGGGAGAGATTGAGGCAAAAACAAGAGAACTCATTGGTCTGTTAAGCTGATCTCCTCCATTAGTGAATGCTTCTGAATTATATGATCATATTTTATTAGTCTCACATTAGCACTCTTGAGGTTATATTCATTAAATTATGGTTATCTCTAGCACCATTTCAGAAGTTCTTAATAAAAAGAACATCCCCTGTTTATTTTCAAACATTAGCTGAACAACAGATTTGGAAAACTAGTACTCTGCAGGCCTGTACTATGTCCATATAGCTATGAGGTTTGTGAGATATCATTACAGTAGTGGTATTTTATGATCACGAACTGTTGGTGGGCTAGGGGtataaatgtaaaatgttttATACCTAAAACTCCTTAATTTCATAAGTTATTGTGTGCAATCCAAGTTTTGTGTGTTACACTGGCCTCTATAACACTGATATTTATTTAAGATCATAAAAGGCACCAGTTGGCTATTAGAAATACACAAAACTTTTCCCCAACCTGTGCCACTTCTCCTATAATCAAGAGATTATTCTACAATAAAGAAGGGGTTGCTCTGTAGTTTCAGCCCTGTCTTTCATTATGTTAATTTTAACATTGAAAATTTCACTGAAAGGGACGTTTTTCTGAAAGGGATTTGCATTGGAGTTTGATCCCAATTAAAGCGAATGAGATAAAAACAAACTCTTTGCAAACTCAAGGTCTGGAATTGGAGAGGGGGCCAAAATGCTACCAGCATGGTAAAAAATTTTCATTTAACAACACAGTTACTACTACTTTATATAGATTCAGCAGTTAATAAGCATTCAATATTGAATGCTGATGATGATCTCTAGGATGAAACTCCTGGCTTGTTATTAGTAACTTCCCTAATTATTAAAAAAGTTATACAGTATAGACTATTTCTGTGGGTATTTATAATCTTGAATATGTACTATAATCTTATTTTaccaaaattgtggaagaaatcCTAATTACTTTGTTAATCAGATGGTTAATTAAATGGAGTGTGGAAAATATCTAAATAATATGCAATGCAATCAAAGAGATAACAAGGCATTTCCAATACATCTCAGTCCTAATTATGTACATATGAGAGGACAGATTTGTGAATAATGTGACTCCTACTCTCATAACACCCAGACAGCAtgttcaaggatgatgagagttgtattccaacaatatatggagagccacagttccccAACCAACCCATTATCCAGTCCTGTATTACATTAATAACGCCTGTAAAAAAGGAACATGGGTCAGCTGAACTGACAGTTTTACCTATCATTAGGTTGCTGAACAGTTTATGTCTGCCAAAGAACCATACCATTCAACAAACCAGTGTGGGTGATCTGATAATGTGGAACTGCTTTCCATGCTGCTCCAATAATGTATGAATTGGATGTTTATAGGATTTGAGGTAGAGTAGTAGTTTTGATATCCATTTACACAAACTTATATTTTGATCcaaaatgtatacattttaagGACTTAACTATACAGATAATTAACTATGGgtcaatacagcattaaatatgagTGCGCTGGTATAAGCTGGTAGTTAAGAGCACATGGTATGCTCAACATATGTGGTTCAAATCTTTAGCCAGTTGTGGATTCACTGGCTGCCATTAGACCATTATCTCTTGGCTTCAGATCTATAATGTTTATTACAACAGACTGCCTTACAGGGTTGGTATAGGGAACCTTCTGCCTGTGGGTctgtttatttatatagattattTAGGCttgccaggcctccccatttagTCCACGAGGCCATTTCAGCCAAAGCATAGGCACCACCCCAACAGCTCAGCTAAAAGGTTTGAAGCTGATTGTCCGGTGTTGCCAAGTCTCATGCAAAGTGCTCTGCGAGACCTGTGTTGGCACTGTATCATTATCGTATCATCATTGTATCATCAAGGGATTGACAGGTGGACAGTCCTACCTACCTGTCGAGCCTGGCCCACTATGGGTAGGGAGAGAACAATCTGGCCCTCAGGTCATAATCAGTTCTCCCTAATCCACCTGTTGTAAGGATTGTAGAGAAAATATATGAGAAGTGTTTTGATCACTTTGGAAATTATTATTGATTTTACCTGCAACTGACCTGCTGTGTCTACAGTGGAAATGCACAGGAATCAGTGTAGGCACCACCAGAAGCTAAATTTTACATGACAATCAGAAAAAAGTGTGCATATTGATGTTCCAATGCTTTTGCCACTCATTCTATCACTATTTGATCAAGATTAAAATTATGATTGTGTACACAGGTCAATCTTTCCCCCACTGTTTTCAGGAGTTTAACCATTAACTAGATGCTACTTTTGCACAGATCTGTAGGAAGAATTTTACACATATGTGTATTTCATTAATGGCAAACTTTTCAAGGCTAATTTAAGACCACTGCATGCAGTCAAAATGCCAACCAGTCAGTTAGAAGATGGCACAACAGTATTGTGCAGCACAGATTTTTCCTCCTTTAAATGGttgcatccattaaaaaaaattacagaaaaataaaatatgacatAGACATCAAATAATCTCAGATACTTGTCTAATTTTACTGATTTTCTAAACTATTATGATAAGAAATGAGTGGCTTTTATGTACTAGAGTAACAGGGACTTTCTATATGGCCCATTATGAAATCGTGTTCATTGTCATATagtaattacatttttaaagcttGAATGCCAAAATCATTTATAATCAATCTTACATATTAGAAACAAGATACTATATCACTTTTTGTGTTTTAGCTAGAAGAACAACACCACTTTTggaatatattaaaaatagaaaattaGAAAAACAGGTATGTTTGTGTTTTGGACTAAGCCCTAAACTTTGTGCTTTAAGTTCTTTTTAATATTTCTACAAATCTACATAAAACATTTCCAATGTTTTAGAGAATCCgagaagagaaaagggaagaacGAAGGAGAAGAGAATCAGAAAAAAAACGCCTAAGGGAAGATGAGAAGCGGAAAcgcagagaggaagaaaggcgtaaaagaaaagaagcagaaaagcaaaagaaaatggcTGAAAAAGAAATAAGGATCAAGGTATTATTTTCCTGCTATCTCCCATCTTTCAGATGTATCAGAGTTACAGTAGGTTAGCTTGATGTGTATCCTTACCCTAAATGCCATGCATGTGGAagaagtctcattgatttcataTCAGTGGGTTAGGACTATAgcattaggaacacaggaagtatACTCAAGTCACTGAGTTCAGCCAAGTATTTGGATTCCCTATTAcagaaattttatttttagagggttgtgttttttttgtagaGGGCCAAACCTATCTGAGCATTTGTAGAATGTGACTTCTTGAATCTTGTGTCTTGCATTGCAAAGTAGATGTGTAAATTTCCCACTCCTAACTCAAGAAAATAGTTACCATTCTGAAGTTCTTAAACTGAACCATTGTCATTGGCAGTTATCTGTGTCAATAAAATATGGTTTCAAATTCTGGAAATTCTGCAGATCATGAAAgtaaaagcagaaataaatttTATGTTGCAAAACTAAAAATcagatctttatttatttttttaagcttccccctccccaatatacaGAACAGAGAAACGTCACAACAGTGATTAGAATTCTAAGATAAGTTAACTTAAGGAAGGTTATAGAATGAAGTTTTCCACCTATCTTTTTATCCCTACAGCTGCCTGAGTCCCCGTCCCCAAACCTTTTGAGCAAGGGAGAGGGTGATGTGGGATGGTGTAATTACCCCAAATTAGGCTTGGATCAAAAGATACATTAATTTAAGGAAGCTCACAAATGAAAAGTTTTCGATTCCCTCCTCCACCTGGCAGCTCCTGGGTGCCATCATACATTGTTCAGGAGGATTCCTGGGTCTCCAGAGTGGCTTTTCAGAGGTTATAGGGGAAATGTGAAACGCCTACTGGGAACTCCCTACTGGGAACTTCGTAAGATTATCTTACATTAGGATAAATGTCAGCATATCAAAAGGCAAATAAAAATCAGGGACTGAATAAAATATATCCTTGATCCTTGCATGAATTAATACATGCAGTAATAATTGTGGTTCCCTCTTGAGATTCTTTAGAAAAAGTCCAGGGGACAGAGACCACATCCCATCTCTGGCAGAATGAACTGTGCCCATTTAAAAGAGGGATATATTTCCACATACTtacatatgtatacacacacaataTCATACATATATGGTGTATTCATTGCATTCTAAACATTAACCATATACAGTACTATTATAGTTAAACAATGCAATATATTTGAGGAGCATGTTTGAACAGAAAATGCCAGAACATTAGAGGGAGTTAATGCTTTGTCAATCAGTTTCCATAATATCTATAATTTATATACTTAGCTGAATTTGTATTAAGAGATGCTGGTAACTGTTACAGTTCAGTTATTAGATCTAGATATGACATTTCTTCTTGAGGGTTTCTATATATTTTAGACCCACAGCAGCAGAACTGCCTTGCATCAAGAATGTGGAAACTCTAGATTCTTTCATCAGTGCTAAGCAGTTATAAAATGTAATTCATTTCAACAGGCGATATCTTGGTCTGTGGTTAATTCTCTCACTGAAATTAGGCATATTTGTTCAAATGCTTAATTGTTGCTGCATcgtgatttctttttaaattgttttttgaaAGCTGATGTCATATgggtgggtttttggggggcgGTGGCTAAGGACACATCAAGCAAGTATGCTATAAGTTGATTTTCCTGAAAACCGTGTATTCTGTAAGATGTTAACATTTGTAAAGATGTAGAAAACACGTTTATAATAGTCatatattttacaaaaatattttttagctTCTTAAGAAACCGGAGAAAGGCGATGAGCAAGCCACAGAAAAgcacagagaaaaagaaaaagctgacaTAGACGAGAGTAAATGGGAGAAATCACCTGGGCACGGGAGTATAAAATCTAAGCCCCTGGAAGGTTCCCTGAAGGAACTTAAGGAAAAGTAAGTAGTGCTTTATCTTGAAGATAAAGTTGCATCCTCAAGGCAGTTTAAATTGGTACATCCCTTTGACTTAAAACCTCTGGGTTTTTCCAAAAGTAATCATAGCTTGTCATCTGAATCCAATAAACTATATTAATAGTCTTAATTATAgtttgggaaacaaacaaaccttaatTCATGCTTTATGAAGTTTTTCTCTGTCTTCCAACATGCTCGTATCACACTGCC
This window contains:
- the UPF3A gene encoding regulator of nonsense transcripts 3A isoform X2, which encodes MEAPLQRESPRRVPESPPTSPGPPPPPPPPLPPPPLPPPPSSLPPLPGKPQREDKRAALSKVVIRRLPPSFTKEQLEEQLHPLPAHDYFEFCTSDPSLYPHLYSRAYINFRNPDDILLFRDRFDGYVFIDSKGLEYPAVVEFAPFQKISKKKLKKKDAKAGSIEDDPEYRKFLESYCAEEEKICANPETLLGEIEAKTRELIARRTTPLLEYIKNRKLEKQRIREEKREERRRRESEKKRLREDEKRKRREEERRKRKEAEKQKKMAEKEIRIKLLKKPEKGDEQATEKHREKEKADIDESKWEKSPGHGSIKSKPLEGSLKELKEKSQNDSDKEQRDSERRFREKEPERQRYRLDDSRKHRSHYEFDKFVRRNEDEVKWGKGYSQDRGKKVNYNYSFTVDTVDKLGSASHATIPARSSHSNTYGVYK
- the UPF3A gene encoding regulator of nonsense transcripts 3A isoform X1 → MEAPLQRESPRRVPESPPTSPGPPPPPPPPLPPPPLPPPPSSLPPLPGKPQREDKRAALSKVVIRRLPPSFTKEQLEEQLHPLPAHDYFEFCTSDPSLYPHLYSRAYINFRNPDDILLFRDRFDGYVFIDSKGLEYPAVVEFAPFQKISKKKLKKKDAKAGSIEDDPEYRKFLESYCAEEEKICANPETLLGEIEAKTRELIARRTTPLLEYIKNRKLEKQRIREEKREERRRRESEKKRLREDEKRKRREEERRKRKEAEKQKKMAEKEIRIKLLKKPEKGDEQATEKHREKEKADIDESKWEKSPGHGSIKSKPLEGSLKELKEKSQNDSDKEQRDSERRFREKEPERQRYRLDDSRKHRSHYEFDKFVRRNEDEVKWGKGYSQDRGKKVNYNYSFTVDTVDKLGKEDKCDDMASKKERIRNKDRPAMQLYQPGVRIRTHTGSTSRSYDCTEKSSEEAYDRKYEADNSPGGGSEKSEEAE